The window AACCACAACTTCATTCAGTCGATCATCTATGGTTTCGGCGCGGCTGTTGGTTTCTCTCTTGTTCTGATCCTATTTGCTGCGATGCGTGAGCGTATTTCGGTTGCTGATGTTCCTATGCCATTCAAAGGCGCATCGATTGCGATGATCACAGCAGGCCTGATGTCTCTGGCATTTATGGGCTTTACTGGGTTGGTGAAGTAAGAATGAGTACCATCTTAATTGCAATCATTGCACTCGCCGTTTTAGCCGCTGTTTTTGGCGCTATCTTAGGCTTTGCTTCTATTCGCTTTAAAGTCGAAGCCGATCCGATCGTTGATCAAATCGATACCATTTTACCGCAAACTCAATGTGGCCAGTGTGGTTACCCTGGTTGTCGCCCATACGCAGAGGCGATCGCTAACGGAGACAAGATCAACAAATGTCCTCCCGGTGGCCAAGCAACTATTGAAAAACTAGCAGACTTAATGGGCGTAGAAGTTGAAGACTCCGCTCATGACTTAGATAACAAAGTAAAAACCGTTGCCTTCATTCATGAAGATATGTGTATT of the Vibrio lentus genome contains:
- the rsxB gene encoding electron transport complex subunit RsxB — its product is MSTILIAIIALAVLAAVFGAILGFASIRFKVEADPIVDQIDTILPQTQCGQCGYPGCRPYAEAIANGDKINKCPPGGQATIEKLADLMGVEVEDSAHDLDNKVKTVAFIHEDMCIGCTKCIQACPVDAIVGGTKALHTVIKDECTGCDLCVAPCPTDCIEMIPVATTTENWKWQMNIIPVTDITNQATDATASEPKA